The DNA sequence CCGACTTACCGCTCTCGGACAGGTTCGTCGAGAACAACAGGATCGAGAGCGTATCCGAATTCGCCTTCAGAGGACTCCGGGACCTCACCCACTTGTACGTTCCTCGCTTTCGATTTGGCTACGCTTTCTTCGTTTGCCAAAGGAGCTGACCGCTGCGAAGGTTTGACGGATGCGCGTGTTTGGTTGTCGGCCGTAGGTCCCTCGCCAACAACAAGATCAAGGCCCTGCCTCGAGACGTCTTCGACGAGCTGGACTCTCTGATGGAGCTGTGCGTTTGCCGGCGTGCGCGTATTTTGTGGCGTCGGCGTGAACGGATCGGCTTTTGTGACGTCGCTCGGTCTCCGTCGTCCGCAGGGACCTGCGAGGCAACGCCTTCCAGTGCGACTGCCGAGCCAAGTGGCTGATGACGTGGCTGAGGGGCACCAACGCCACCGTGACCGACGTGCCGTGCGCCGGACCGGAGGACGTCCGGGACGAGCGCCTCAACGACATGAGCTTGCAAAACGACTGCGTCTCAACCGGTGAGGAAGAGCTCGCGACCTGTGCCGCGTCACTCCGAATGACAGCCGATCATGTCCCGTAAAATACATCGTGCTCACCGGAGATGCGAGCCGATTTAAGAAATGTACTCGCGTGTCAGGTTTAGCAAGCGGAACCGACCGACCCGTCGGAGGACGGGAAAACGCTGACGTCATTGTGGGCCGGCGCATTTGGAAGGTGGCGGGTCAAAGAAACGCCGCCCTCGGCGATCGAGTTGACGTTCCGCGGGCCGGCGCTGCCCACCGCGAAGGCCCGAGGCGGAGTCGACGACTCGGAGAACctcaaatctgattggacagaagaaaacaaatccCAAAAAGATCCACTTTGAATTGCAGCGTGCTACGTCGCGGAAACGGCGCAGCCAATAGAGCGAGGGTAGACTACAGCCAATAAGTTAATGCAATTGAAGGTTGGTGGAGTTGAAAGTGGAtccaatttcatggaacaaagaTAGCGGAACCCCGGTTCTCAAACGTAACGTCCCGAGACGCCTCTCGGGAACAGAAACGTTAGCGACCCCGGTAATGTTTCCctctgaaatgaaaatgaatctgTACAGGTCTTCTATCGGTGTTGAGTTCAACATAGCAGCGCAGTGtcgaaataagtgaaaacaataTATTCTGAAGAAATAGCACAGTGCGTTTTGGTTCGCAAATGACGTCGTCCGGTTTATAGCCTCGCCAAACGCTGTCGTCGTCAGCAAGTTCCGTTGTTCGCCGTATTGTGGCCCAAGGTACTCACACGCTCCCCCTTGGCTTTTTAGCATCTTTGGAGCCATGTACCGACGGCTAATTTGCAGCAAAGTATCGTGCGCGGTCCGAGGCGACAAAGTGACCACTTCCTTCCAATGGGGGTGGAAAATCGGAAGCGGTCGGTGCAAACGTGGCTCAGCATTGACGGGGAGGTTTCCCTCTGGCAGATTTCGTCCTTCGTCAGACCGTGGCCACGGAGTCCCTGTCCGTCGACACGTTCGGCTACAAGGACGACGTGTTCGCGGCCGTCGCCGCTCCCGGCGCCGAGAGCTGTATGGTCCTCCAGTGGGACCACATCGAAATGAACTTCAGGACTTACGATAACATCACAGGTACGGTTTTCTTCCAAATAATGACGATCCGACACGACCGACCGGACCAAGTAGCGCTGCCGTCACTGCGGGGCGGTCGACGTTCGCCGTACGCATGCGACTGAGAACATTGATCGAGAGGGCGAGTGAGGTAATACGTTCTGTGAAAAAACAGGTGTCAGTCAGGTGGCCCTTATTTAAGGATGATTTCAAAAAAATGATTGATAAACAAGTAGGGTGCTCTGCATCTCCAATGCTTAAAAATAGAAAGTCAAACCACAAATGCGGAAGAAAACGGAAGTGGAAGTGAAAACATTCTCGTGGATGGAAAAATAACCAGCGTGGCAAAGACTCCGCCCACCAATGATCAGCTCCAGGCTAATGACAGACAGTCTGAAGTTACCTCTGCACACCGACGCCTGCGTGGAGCGAATCTCTCGACAGGAAGTCCCTCGGTTAACGTAAACGACGCGCTGCCAAAGAACGTGTCGACTGCCCTCGAGAGAAACGGAGAAACCTTTTGTGGACTGATGAGCGTAAGCTAGTTCTTCGTTTCCAACAGTGGATTTGAGGCCACTCGTGGTGGCCCAAGCGATATGATCTGGAAATGGTTCTCTTTGTACAATGCGGGGCCTATTTATGGCATATCATGGAGGAGTTTGCATATATCAAAATACTTGGAGATCATGTTGCCTTGTGCTGAAGAGGAAATGAGTGTCTCGACAAAACCAAACACACCAGTAGGCAGGCGAGTAGCGACTTTGACAAACTCCTTTGAGTGTGGAGTGGCCAGACCTTCATCCCGTAGGAAACTTAAAAATGCCGTTGAGATGCAGGGGGATTGCGGGATGTTGACAAACCATCCTGGGACGAAAGAAGTTGCGACGTAGGTGTGAAGCAGTTCTCAGTAACGGCGCTTGTACGACTGAATGTTAGCTGAGCGATTCACCGGGATGCTAAGCCCTCAAGATTCTTCCGTCTATACTGGGAATATACATTCTTCTTAATTTTCTGAAAAGGAATTGGGCAGTGATCCCGATGCATGAAAATCCAAACTACGTTTCTAAACACGCTGCTATTATTTTGAACACAACCGTACGCCGTCGCCGCAATGACCCACGGTGGACTTTTCGACCGGATCCGGTCTAGTTTCCCCGTCTCTCTCTTACAGGTCAGTCCATCGTGGGATGCAAGTCGGCGGTGATCGAGGACCAGGTGTTCGTCATCGTGGCTCAGCTCTTCGGCGGCTCGCGCATCTACAGGTTTGACGAGGACCAAAGCACGTTCGCCAAATTCCAGGACATCGAGGTGTCCAAGATCTCCAAGCCCAACGACATCGAGGTGTTCCAGATCGGCTCCGACCGCTTCTTCGTCATCGCCGACAGCTCCAAAGCGGGCCTGTCCACGCTCTACAAGTGGAACGACAACGGCTTTTATTCCTACCAGTCCCTTCACGAGTGGTACCGCGACACGGACGCCGAGTTCTTGGACTTGGACGGGAAAGCGCACTTGGTCTTGGCGAGCCGCTCGCAGGTTCCCGTCATCTACCAGTGGAGCCGGAGCACCCGTAAGTTCGCGCTCCAGGGCGAGATCCCCGACACGGAGGACGCGGTGGCCGTCAAGCACTTCCGCGTCGAGGAGGAGCTCTACCTCGCCGTGACGCGCTACATCGGAGACTCCAAAGTTCTGCACTGGGGCGGCAAACGGTTCTCGGAGATCCAGGCGCTACCTTCGCGAGGCGCCATGATCCTCCAGCCGTTCTCCTTCAAAGAGCGCCACTATCTGGCCCTGGGAAGCGACTACACCTTCTCGCAGATCCTCCTGTGGGACGAGCGGCAGAGCGTGTTTGAGCGCTTCAAGGAGGTCTACATCCAGGCGCCGCGGTCCTTCACCGCCGTGTCCACGGACCGCCGGGACTTCGTCTTCACGTCCAGCTTCAAGGGGAACACGCACATCTGGGAGCACGTCACGGTTGACTTGAGCTCGTGAGCCTTGTGCGAACGACGTGCGACGGGTTAACGTTAGGGTTGCGAAGGGCTGGAAAATGTACACGTGCGTTTTCGGAAAGTGTCGGGTCAATTTCCACGGGAAGTTAAGCTGGCGAATTTTGGAAAAGTATCGTAGTCAAATGTAAATAGgaactttttttctcctcagcCGACATTCATGCAAAAGAATACGATGgcatttcaacacatttaatTGGAAGTATATTAACTTGATTCGTTTGAAGCGTTTGATGGAACGATCGATTCTTTTATTGAAGAGCAAAAACGGGAATTTGGAGTTCGGTATTATGCACCCCCCTTTTCAAAAGGTTCAATGAAAAGAGCCCCTCTCCCGTCTGAAAAGCTGAAATCAAACCACCCaaacatttcaatgaaaatgtgtttcgcgTCGTACCGAAATGAATGTTTGAAACAAGCAGTCCAAAGATTCAATCCAAatgtttccccaaaaaaactgGGTTGTACTTAACAAGTGGACTGTgctgaataaaaaagaaaaacagcaacttgaagatgcacagtttgaacattgaattctTTGATTCTCCCGCTTCGAGAATCGCTGGACCGGATTGGCGAAATCACGTGCGCGCGTGAGGCCGGCGGACTGCGCGTTGCGTGTCGGCGGCGCGGCCGGAATGGCAGAGGAATGCAATCGATATTGCGCTCAACTTGAAAGAAATGTTCCCGTTTTAGTTGTGAATGCTCAAATTGATTTTGTGCACGTTTCCTATCACTGAGAGCCAAACTTCCATTTTGTAAATTCCTGCTTTATCGTCGTGAATTATTAGCAGGACGTGCGGCGATTCATGTCGCCTGATCGGCATCCTGCGGTGGCGAGCGAGCGTCGCGCCCCTTTGCTTCTCGTGCGCGGCGGATGTCTCGAAGCAGAAATCCGGGACAGGCGATCGGATTCCGGACGGCGCGGCGCGACCGACGTGTCGTCCAAGTCGACACTGAAACCAGGAGACGTCGCTCGTCGTCATGTAAATTCAACGCGCTGCTTTGATTCCAAATGCCATCTTTGTGCCCCCAAAAACTTGCCGACCGAGGACTGAAGTCGCGAACGGATCTCAACCGCTTTGTGCGGCGATGTCGTCATGTTGTCGCCGCTTGCCGGAGCATGCGAGCGAATCTTGGAAGTGAAGATTGAAGTGAACGATGCCACACGGATCGTCCGAGCTTTCCCGATGTCAACATCCCAATAAAAGCGTACGTTGCGAGGGGGGCTCGGGTTCAGGGGGGTCACGTGACGTTTGACCTCGGCCAATAGCTATTTTGCGACTCGACCCGAAACTAGAATATATCTACGATTCGGGAGCACAGTGGTTAGCTAGTGGCTTCCCTTTTCCAAAAACACCCGgaattgtccatcggtgtgagGCGTTCAACGACGACTTGGTGTTTTCGATGCGCTTCAAACCGATGCgttcacgcacgcacgcatccTTGCATTCCGCACagtcacgcacacgcacgccgAAACGTGAGACGGAGCGAGCCGATGGAAACTGAAGAAACTGAAGTTGTCTAAAAGTAAGACAATCTTTTGGTGTCGATGGCGAGTTTGTTGGCCTTAAGTTAGCTCGAACGGTAACGCTTTAAAAAACGGCCATGTTATAGTAAAGCATtcaaaggaaagaaaacaagacaTGCCTTGCAGGTCTCATGGACCATGTGACCCAATCTAACATCCAATTTTAATCAGGAAAATGTCCCTCATGATATTGTAGAGTGATCACATCGATAGACGGTAAAGAAGGAAACAATTTGTGCATCCCGATCAATCCGTGACGGCTCTCGGCcggcgggggggcgggggggggggggtcagtatAATACAGCCGTGCGAACGCAAACGAGGAAGCGTGCTGTAAAAGCAGTTgatcttcgcagaggataaagaatatatggcggtgagtattgttatattgtctgtctacatgtgttgatgcaacgcttgttttcaaaacaatttttaaacttttttcttcttcttcttcccacaAAGCtgctgggattcattttaggGGTGCAAAAATGAGCTGAGAACGCACTCGACGGCGGGTGGTAAACTCCTGCCCGTCACTTGAGTCTCTTGCCAGGATGTCCTCAGCAGAGGTTCCGAAGGTCGGGCGTTCCTGTCGACGCAACGCTGACCGGCGCTCAGTCGGTGGCGTCCGCCGCGTTGACGTTGCCGTCCAGCTGGTGTCTGAAGGACATCCCGGCTTTGGAGGAAAAGTAGATTCGGGAGCCCCGACTCGGGCCGTCGCCGGAGGCCGGACGGGCTTTGCGCTCCTCTTGGGATGGCAGCGAGCGAGTCGAGTTGAACCGGGTTTTTGTGGGTTGCGTCTCACCTGCTGCCGAGGGGGGGCCTTTGCTTTTGCGGCGCTCTTTGCAGCGTCTGTAGAAGGGGAAACACCGCAGCATCCGGACGCCCATGCTGCAACCACAAA is a window from the Phycodurus eques isolate BA_2022a chromosome 23, UOR_Pequ_1.1, whole genome shotgun sequence genome containing:
- the lgi2a gene encoding leucine-rich repeat LGI family member 2a isoform X1: MMPTRTFWALLCVLLCGGAAKRPARCPSTCSCSKESVVCVGSSFVPRMSPGDVISLSIVNGTFSEVKEAMFTHMPSLQLLLLNSNSLTAIRDDAFSGLPHLEYLFVENNRIESVSEFAFRGLRDLTHLSLANNKIKALPRDVFDELDSLMELDLRGNAFQCDCRAKWLMTWLRGTNATVTDVPCAGPEDVRDERLNDMSLQNDCVSTDFVLRQTVATESLSVDTFGYKDDVFAAVAAPGAESCMVLQWDHIEMNFRTYDNITGQSIVGCKSAVIEDQVFVIVAQLFGGSRIYRFDEDQSTFAKFQDIEVSKISKPNDIEVFQIGSDRFFVIADSSKAGLSTLYKWNDNGFYSYQSLHEWYRDTDAEFLDLDGKAHLVLASRSQVPVIYQWSRSTRKFALQGEIPDTEDAVAVKHFRVEEELYLAVTRYIGDSKVLHWGGKRFSEIQALPSRGAMILQPFSFKERHYLALGSDYTFSQILLWDERQSVFERFKEVYIQAPRSFTAVSTDRRDFVFTSSFKGNTHIWEHVTVDLSS
- the lgi2a gene encoding leucine-rich repeat LGI family member 2a isoform X2, whose protein sequence is MMPTRTFWALLCVLLCGGAAKRPARCPSTCSCSKESVVCVGSSFVPRMSPGDVISLLLNSNSLTAIRDDAFSGLPHLEYLFVENNRIESVSEFAFRGLRDLTHLSLANNKIKALPRDVFDELDSLMELDLRGNAFQCDCRAKWLMTWLRGTNATVTDVPCAGPEDVRDERLNDMSLQNDCVSTDFVLRQTVATESLSVDTFGYKDDVFAAVAAPGAESCMVLQWDHIEMNFRTYDNITGQSIVGCKSAVIEDQVFVIVAQLFGGSRIYRFDEDQSTFAKFQDIEVSKISKPNDIEVFQIGSDRFFVIADSSKAGLSTLYKWNDNGFYSYQSLHEWYRDTDAEFLDLDGKAHLVLASRSQVPVIYQWSRSTRKFALQGEIPDTEDAVAVKHFRVEEELYLAVTRYIGDSKVLHWGGKRFSEIQALPSRGAMILQPFSFKERHYLALGSDYTFSQILLWDERQSVFERFKEVYIQAPRSFTAVSTDRRDFVFTSSFKGNTHIWEHVTVDLSS